A region from the Aquimarina sp. ERC-38 genome encodes:
- a CDS encoding CoA transferase subunit B, producing MLDKNGIAKRIAQELQDGYFVNLGIGIPTLVANYIPEGIAVEFQSENGVLGMGPFPIDGEEDADIINAGKQTITTLPGASFFDSATSFAMIRGKHVDLTILGAMEVAENGDIANWKIPGKMVKGMGGAMDLVASADQIIVAMMHTNRAGASKLLKECTLPLTGVSCVKKIVTNLAVLEITPKGFLLLERAPGVSVEEIKNATEGNIYYDKEVPEMDLL from the coding sequence GGATATTTTGTAAACCTGGGGATAGGTATTCCTACGCTTGTTGCTAATTACATTCCGGAAGGTATTGCGGTAGAGTTTCAAAGTGAAAATGGGGTTTTAGGAATGGGTCCTTTTCCGATAGATGGAGAAGAAGATGCAGATATTATAAATGCCGGCAAACAAACCATTACTACCTTGCCCGGTGCTTCTTTTTTTGACTCTGCCACTAGCTTTGCTATGATTCGCGGTAAACATGTAGATTTAACTATTTTAGGCGCCATGGAAGTTGCAGAAAACGGGGATATTGCTAATTGGAAAATCCCCGGAAAGATGGTAAAAGGGATGGGTGGTGCTATGGACTTAGTTGCCAGTGCCGATCAAATTATTGTAGCAATGATGCATACCAATCGGGCAGGAGCTTCAAAATTATTAAAGGAATGTACGCTACCTCTAACCGGAGTTAGTTGTGTAAAAAAAATTGTTACTAATCTGGCAGTTTTAGAAATTACGCCTAAAGGATTTTTACTTTTAGAAAGAGCCCCAGGGGTATCTGTAGAAGAAATAAAAAATGCTACGGAAGGAAATATTTATTACGATAAGGAGGTTCCGGAAATGGACTTGTTATAA
- a CDS encoding acyl-CoA thioesterase, translating into MFLKEFEIRWNDLDANRHLANKAYIEYAAHTRMSFLNQAGFNQQSLAKYNIGPVIFYEHIYYFKEVFAGKPIKVSLELTGLSEDGLFFEFTHNYYDHNGQNFATYEMMGGWIDLKERKLTGLPENFSDLLQTLDKSTNFRVLTKEDTRKHMKKPMPLS; encoded by the coding sequence ATGTTTCTAAAAGAATTTGAAATACGATGGAATGACCTGGATGCTAATCGTCATTTAGCTAATAAAGCTTACATAGAATATGCCGCACATACACGAATGTCTTTTTTAAATCAAGCGGGCTTTAATCAACAGTCTTTAGCGAAGTACAACATAGGACCGGTTATTTTTTACGAGCATATTTACTATTTTAAAGAAGTATTTGCCGGTAAACCCATAAAAGTGTCCTTGGAATTAACCGGGTTAAGTGAAGACGGATTGTTCTTTGAATTTACCCATAATTATTATGATCATAACGGACAGAATTTCGCAACTTACGAAATGATGGGAGGTTGGATTGATTTAAAAGAAAGAAAACTAACTGGCTTACCTGAAAATTTTTCTGATTTATTACAAACTTTAGATAAGAGTACAAACTTTAGGGTATTAACTAAAGAAGATACCCGAAAGCATATGAAAAAGCCAATGCCTTTGTCCTAA
- a CDS encoding arsenate reductase family protein: MKKFFYLKTCDTCKRILSELDLPADIEQQNVKDKPISEDDLETLYQLTGSYESLFNRRSKLYREKGLHEQQLSETDYRNYILEHYTFLKRPILVINDQIFAGNSKKTVAAAKEALQ, encoded by the coding sequence ATGAAGAAGTTTTTTTATTTGAAGACCTGTGATACTTGTAAACGTATTCTATCAGAATTAGATTTACCTGCAGATATAGAGCAACAAAATGTAAAAGATAAACCTATTTCTGAAGATGACCTGGAAACCTTATACCAACTTACCGGATCTTATGAATCCCTTTTTAATCGAAGATCCAAACTGTACCGCGAGAAAGGACTGCACGAACAGCAATTAAGTGAGACTGATTATAGAAATTATATTCTGGAACACTATACTTTTTTAAAACGTCCTATTCTTGTAATAAACGACCAAATTTTTGCTGGAAATAGTAAGAAAACAGTAGCAGCAGCAAAAGAAGCACTACAATAA
- a CDS encoding DinB family protein, with product MQHPLEITRTSRRFLQNFLENHSLEELNKVPPGFKNNIIWNIAHVVVTQQVLMYKLSGLPLQVSDDMEATYQKGTKTERPATQEEVSLIKELLFTTIDQTENDLNNGVFKNFNEYPTSTGFDLKSIEDALHFNNFHEGLHIGYILALRKSL from the coding sequence ATGCAACATCCTCTTGAAATAACTCGTACCAGTCGAAGATTTTTACAAAATTTTTTAGAAAACCATTCTTTAGAAGAATTAAATAAGGTACCTCCCGGTTTTAAAAATAACATCATTTGGAATATAGCCCATGTGGTAGTTACTCAGCAAGTGCTTATGTATAAATTAAGCGGATTACCCCTTCAGGTTAGTGATGATATGGAAGCTACCTACCAGAAAGGTACTAAGACAGAACGCCCGGCTACCCAAGAAGAAGTGAGTTTAATTAAAGAATTACTTTTTACCACAATAGATCAAACAGAAAACGATTTAAATAATGGTGTATTCAAAAATTTTAATGAGTATCCGACAAGCACCGGATTTGATTTGAAATCCATTGAAGACGCTTTACATTTTAATAATTTTCATGAAGGTTTGCATATTGGATATATTCTGGCCCTACGAAAAAGTTTATAA
- a CDS encoding DUF3298 and DUF4163 domain-containing protein → MINKIKNFFIIVVLSTLGLLIGSCSKKEDFHTEKLLLELPDTDCTVLPCATLDISIIRIFGLENSEKINSKIEKHIINILDTDQKGAHQTVEEAMLAFNDMYVTMKSQFSEELFTYEATVDCNVHYQSVDLLTVEMDHYLFTGGAHGYEGVSFIHFNPQTGQELSINELFKNPKKIAQLCEKAFRVQNHISSEKSINSTGFNFENDQFYLPENIAFEKDSLLLYYNTYEINPYVSSNTLLKVPLSQLKDQLKVDIIE, encoded by the coding sequence ATGATTAACAAAATCAAAAACTTCTTTATAATAGTCGTACTAAGTACCCTAGGATTACTGATAGGAAGCTGTTCAAAAAAAGAAGATTTTCATACGGAGAAGCTATTATTGGAGCTTCCGGATACGGATTGTACAGTTTTGCCCTGTGCTACTCTTGACATAAGTATCATCCGGATATTTGGTTTGGAAAATAGTGAAAAAATAAACTCTAAAATTGAAAAACACATCATTAATATTCTGGATACCGACCAGAAGGGTGCACACCAAACGGTTGAGGAAGCAATGCTGGCTTTTAACGATATGTATGTAACTATGAAATCTCAGTTTTCCGAAGAACTTTTTACGTATGAGGCTACGGTAGATTGTAATGTACACTATCAAAGTGTAGACTTATTAACGGTAGAAATGGACCATTATCTTTTTACCGGCGGAGCACATGGGTATGAAGGCGTTTCTTTTATCCACTTTAACCCACAAACGGGGCAGGAACTGAGTATTAATGAATTGTTTAAGAACCCAAAAAAGATCGCTCAACTATGTGAAAAAGCCTTCCGGGTTCAAAACCATATTTCATCTGAAAAGTCAATAAATAGTACTGGTTTTAATTTTGAAAACGACCAATTCTATCTACCGGAAAATATTGCCTTTGAAAAAGATTCGCTTCTTCTTTATTACAATACTTACGAAATCAATCCGTACGTTTCCAGTAATACCTTATTGAAAGTACCTCTATCTCAGCTAAAGGATCAGCTAAAAGTGGATATCATCGAGTAA
- a CDS encoding cystathionine gamma-synthase, translating into MKFNTKTIHGGQEHDPAYGAVMPPIYQTSTYAQSTPGGHKGYEYSRTHNPTRHALEKSFASIENGTYGLAFGSGLAAIDAVIKLLKPGDEVISTNDLYGGTYRLFTKIFEDFGIKFHFTGLQEASNLESHITDKTKLIWVETPTNPMMNIIDIKAVAEISKKHNVLLAVDNTFATPYLQQPLDLGADIVMHSATKYLGGHSDLIMGALIVKDKDIANRLYFIQNASGAVCGPQDSFLALRGIKTLHVRMQRHCENGEKIAKFLKDHPKIEKVYWPGFEDHPNHEVAKSQMKAYGGMISFVTKDSNYDDAIKIIENLKIFTLAESLGGVESLAGHPASMTHASIPKEEREKTGVVDSLIRLSVGIEDAEDLINDLKQAIG; encoded by the coding sequence ATGAAATTTAATACAAAAACAATACACGGCGGACAAGAACACGATCCTGCTTATGGTGCGGTTATGCCACCGATATATCAAACGTCCACCTATGCACAAAGCACTCCGGGAGGTCATAAGGGCTATGAGTATAGTCGAACTCATAACCCTACTCGCCATGCCCTTGAGAAATCATTTGCCAGTATCGAAAACGGTACCTACGGATTAGCTTTTGGGTCCGGGCTGGCAGCTATTGATGCAGTAATCAAATTACTAAAGCCGGGTGATGAAGTCATTTCAACTAATGATTTATACGGAGGCACGTATCGGTTGTTTACTAAGATCTTTGAGGATTTTGGGATTAAATTTCATTTTACAGGATTGCAGGAAGCCTCTAATCTGGAAAGTCATATTACCGATAAAACTAAATTGATCTGGGTAGAAACCCCTACTAACCCGATGATGAATATTATCGACATTAAAGCAGTTGCTGAAATATCTAAAAAACACAACGTATTACTTGCTGTTGATAATACCTTTGCCACTCCTTATTTACAACAACCGCTGGATTTAGGGGCGGATATTGTAATGCATAGTGCTACCAAATATCTGGGGGGGCATAGTGATTTGATTATGGGAGCTTTGATAGTCAAAGATAAAGATATTGCCAATAGGTTGTATTTTATCCAAAATGCTAGTGGTGCCGTTTGTGGCCCTCAAGATAGTTTCTTGGCGCTAAGAGGTATTAAAACTTTACATGTACGGATGCAACGGCACTGTGAAAACGGTGAAAAAATTGCAAAATTCTTAAAAGATCATCCGAAAATCGAAAAGGTATATTGGCCCGGATTTGAAGATCATCCTAACCATGAGGTAGCTAAATCACAAATGAAAGCTTACGGAGGTATGATCTCTTTTGTAACCAAAGATAGTAACTACGACGATGCTATTAAGATTATTGAAAACCTAAAAATATTTACCCTGGCAGAAAGTCTGGGAGGCGTAGAAAGTCTGGCAGGGCATCCGGCAAGTATGACGCATGCCTCTATTCCTAAAGAAGAACGTGAAAAAACCGGGGTTGTCGATTCACTAATACGTTTAAGCGTAGGTATTGAAGACGCAGAAGATCTTATAAATGATTTAAAACAAGCAATAGGGTAA
- the gdhA gene encoding NADP-specific glutamate dehydrogenase: protein MKQKIETFMEEVRARNAHEPEFLQAVQEVADTVIPYIASHKIYNGQNILLRMVEPERAVMFRVPWVDDDGEIHVNRGYRIQMNSAIGPYKGGLRFHPSVNLSILKFLAFEQVFKNSLTTLPMGGGKGGADFNPKGKSDDEIMRFCHSFMSELFRHIGPNTDIPAGDIGVGGREIGYLFGMYRKIKNEFSGVLTGKGLTWGGSQIRPEATGYGCVYFAQSMLNIRKDDFTGKIVTVSGSGNVAQFATEKAIHLGAKVVTLSDSGGYIYDKDGIDEEKLEYVMELKNVKRGRIKEYVTKYPNAKYHAKKRPWGEKCDIALPCATQNELDGKDAEQLLNNGCFVVSEGANMPCTPEAIAAFHHKKILFAPGKASNAGGVATSGLEMSQNSLRLSWTAEEVDKKLHEIMNDIHEKCVQYGTKEDGYVDYVTGANIAGFVKVADAMLAQGVV from the coding sequence ATGAAACAGAAAATTGAAACTTTTATGGAAGAGGTTCGTGCCAGAAACGCACATGAACCGGAATTTCTGCAAGCCGTTCAGGAAGTTGCAGATACGGTAATTCCTTATATAGCTTCGCATAAAATTTATAACGGTCAGAATATTTTGCTAAGAATGGTTGAACCGGAACGTGCCGTGATGTTCAGGGTACCCTGGGTAGATGATGATGGTGAGATTCATGTAAACCGCGGGTATCGGATACAGATGAATTCGGCGATTGGGCCATATAAAGGGGGATTGCGATTTCATCCCTCAGTAAATTTAAGTATTTTAAAATTCCTTGCTTTTGAACAGGTGTTTAAAAACAGTTTGACCACCTTACCCATGGGGGGAGGCAAAGGAGGTGCAGATTTTAATCCTAAAGGAAAATCTGATGATGAAATTATGCGTTTTTGTCATAGTTTTATGAGTGAATTATTTAGGCATATTGGGCCTAACACGGATATCCCTGCCGGAGATATTGGAGTAGGTGGTAGAGAAATCGGGTATCTTTTTGGGATGTATCGTAAGATTAAAAATGAATTTTCAGGAGTACTTACCGGTAAAGGTTTAACCTGGGGTGGTTCGCAAATCCGACCGGAAGCTACCGGATATGGATGTGTGTATTTTGCTCAAAGTATGCTAAATATCCGAAAAGATGACTTTACAGGTAAGATCGTAACTGTTTCAGGTTCCGGAAACGTGGCGCAATTTGCTACGGAAAAAGCAATTCATCTGGGTGCCAAAGTAGTTACCCTATCAGATTCCGGTGGTTATATTTATGATAAAGACGGGATAGACGAAGAAAAGCTGGAATATGTAATGGAACTTAAGAATGTAAAAAGAGGACGTATCAAGGAATATGTTACCAAGTATCCAAACGCTAAATACCATGCAAAAAAACGACCTTGGGGTGAAAAATGTGATATTGCACTACCTTGTGCAACTCAAAATGAATTGGACGGAAAAGATGCCGAACAACTTTTAAATAACGGTTGCTTTGTAGTAAGTGAAGGAGCTAATATGCCTTGTACCCCAGAAGCTATAGCCGCTTTTCATCATAAAAAAATCCTATTTGCTCCTGGTAAAGCTTCAAATGCGGGAGGTGTAGCAACGTCCGGACTGGAAATGTCTCAAAACTCCTTACGACTAAGTTGGACTGCAGAGGAGGTTGATAAAAAATTACATGAAATCATGAATGATATTCATGAAAAATGTGTGCAATATGGTACTAAAGAAGATGGATATGTCGATTACGTCACCGGGGCAAATATAGCCGGTTTTGTAAAAGTAGCAGATGCCATGCTGGCTCAAGGTGTGGTTTAA
- a CDS encoding two-component regulator propeller domain-containing protein encodes MNTKHYCAMKFFYTFLFFLFSFWCSAQDFSAQWIDHYSYFSIKDLHISENKVYAATDNALFIFDNETNTSQRFSTIQGLSGSDITTVYHSSAFNITAIGYQNGFLEFITPDQKVRTFVDIFDKATIPPDDKKINSFYESGNELLIATGFGIVSFNLENIEFGDTFFIGAGGSQIDVSATTIVNNTIYASTVNGLLTAPANDSNLIDFNRWSVANPSVFRGIIDAGDNLIVWSSAGVFRVQGNTTVPILTIPNVISVTSSNNQLTLITPNTSIILDQNFKEVTRVVSNDTNTFIATAASTLDNTLFLGTSELGLLKIPINNIMQREVISPSGPLHNDPFSVSVLDNNAWVVYGRYDLFFNPFPKVNKGISRFNNGEWQNISRDDILGFSSLTRVAINPNNPEQVFVTSFSDGLLEVRNNEVVASYDPANSDIDNFDLAGENVAWLNGPVFDDAGNLWFNNSRVDLPLNRLNLETNEVTTFNSITGLLPDFSDGYTDTVIDDEGNVYFAGGTIGIIGFNPNTEATVTIDEENGLPSDYVSTLAIDRDDQMWIGTFLGLRVLSDPSEALNNGNLNLDRIVIEDDEGVGQELLFDITITDIEVDGSNNKWVATSSSGAFYFSPDGQETIAQFTTDNSPLPSDNILDIAVDDSTGIVYFATEKGLIALKGTATGPEDNLTEVIAFPNPVRPQYDGNVTIRGLTEDSNVKITDIEGNLVFEETSEGGSLQWDTRAFGRHKVASGVYLILVTGNDSGETTVFKLLIVR; translated from the coding sequence ATGAATACCAAGCATTATTGTGCCATGAAGTTTTTTTATACTTTTTTGTTCTTCCTGTTTTCCTTTTGGTGTTCTGCACAGGATTTTAGCGCTCAATGGATTGATCATTATTCTTACTTTTCAATAAAAGACCTTCATATTTCTGAAAATAAGGTTTATGCAGCCACGGACAATGCCTTGTTTATCTTTGATAATGAAACAAATACTTCTCAACGATTTTCAACCATACAAGGATTATCCGGATCGGATATAACTACGGTATATCATAGTAGTGCTTTTAACATTACAGCAATTGGTTATCAGAATGGTTTCTTAGAATTTATAACTCCTGATCAGAAGGTTCGGACTTTTGTAGATATTTTTGATAAAGCTACCATACCGCCGGATGATAAAAAGATTAATAGCTTTTACGAATCCGGAAATGAGTTATTGATAGCAACCGGATTTGGGATTGTATCTTTTAATCTGGAAAACATAGAATTCGGAGATACCTTTTTTATAGGTGCCGGTGGTAGTCAGATTGATGTTTCTGCAACTACTATTGTAAATAATACTATTTATGCCAGTACGGTTAATGGCTTATTAACGGCTCCGGCAAACGATTCCAATCTTATTGATTTTAACCGTTGGAGTGTAGCTAACCCTTCGGTTTTCAGAGGAATTATAGATGCAGGAGATAATCTGATCGTCTGGAGTAGTGCGGGAGTTTTTAGGGTTCAGGGAAACACAACGGTTCCCATACTAACTATCCCTAATGTCATATCCGTAACTTCATCTAATAATCAATTAACGCTTATTACCCCTAATACTTCGATTATACTCGATCAAAATTTTAAAGAAGTTACCAGGGTAGTTAGTAACGACACAAATACTTTTATTGCAACGGCTGCCAGTACTTTGGATAACACGTTGTTTTTAGGAACTTCTGAACTGGGATTGTTAAAGATTCCTATTAATAATATTATGCAAAGAGAAGTAATATCTCCTTCCGGACCTTTACATAATGACCCTTTCAGCGTTTCGGTTTTAGATAATAACGCGTGGGTAGTTTACGGAAGATATGATTTGTTTTTTAATCCTTTTCCCAAGGTAAATAAGGGGATTAGCAGGTTTAATAACGGAGAATGGCAAAATATATCCAGAGATGATATTTTAGGTTTTAGTTCGTTGACCCGGGTAGCCATTAATCCTAATAATCCCGAACAGGTATTTGTTACCAGTTTTTCTGATGGTTTGTTAGAGGTGAGAAATAACGAAGTAGTCGCATCTTATGATCCGGCAAATAGTGATATAGACAATTTTGATTTAGCCGGAGAGAATGTAGCCTGGCTTAACGGACCTGTTTTTGATGATGCGGGTAATTTATGGTTCAACAATTCCAGAGTTGATCTGCCTTTAAATAGGTTAAACCTGGAAACTAATGAGGTAACTACTTTTAATAGCATAACCGGACTATTACCGGATTTTAGTGATGGTTATACGGATACGGTTATAGATGATGAAGGTAATGTATATTTTGCCGGGGGAACTATTGGTATTATAGGGTTCAATCCTAACACGGAAGCCACAGTGACCATAGATGAAGAAAACGGATTGCCTAGCGATTATGTTTCTACCCTGGCTATTGACCGGGATGATCAAATGTGGATAGGTACCTTTTTAGGACTAAGGGTATTGTCTGATCCTTCAGAAGCTTTAAATAACGGAAACCTTAACCTGGATCGTATTGTTATTGAAGACGATGAAGGAGTAGGTCAGGAATTACTATTTGATATAACTATCACGGATATAGAAGTAGATGGTTCAAATAACAAGTGGGTTGCGACGAGTTCTTCCGGGGCTTTTTACTTTTCTCCGGACGGACAGGAAACTATTGCACAGTTTACCACGGACAATTCACCACTACCTTCTGATAATATATTAGATATTGCTGTAGATGATTCCACTGGTATCGTATATTTTGCTACGGAAAAAGGTTTAATTGCCTTAAAAGGCACAGCAACCGGTCCCGAAGATAATTTAACCGAAGTTATTGCTTTTCCTAATCCGGTACGTCCACAATATGATGGTAATGTTACTATCCGAGGCCTGACCGAAGACTCAAACGTTAAGATTACGGATATTGAGGGCAACCTGGTTTTTGAAGAAACTAGTGAGGGAGGTAGCTTACAATGGGATACTCGAGCCTTTGGCAGACATAAAGTAGCTTCCGGAGTATATCTGATATTAGTAACAGGAAATGATAGTGGTGAAACCACAGTTTTTAAATTATTGATTGTAAGGTAG
- the recO gene encoding DNA repair protein RecO, with protein MIITSEAIVISSLKYGDSHLIVHLYTEASGLRSYLIRGVLKSKKGRMRASLFQPLTILDIVASHKDKGNLERLREAKIGMPYKTIHTDFIKNSIVFFIAEIIKNSVKEEESNPSLFNYIKTSLTWLDVHHEVANFHVTFTVKLTQYLGFYPDTSTKKTEYFNLMTGNFQDTYESGHTRRGEAIEAFKLFLGTNFDDCNRIKLTRAMRNEILEVMLLYFELHLHGFKKPKSLQVLNEIFK; from the coding sequence ATGATCATCACTTCAGAAGCTATTGTTATTTCTTCTTTAAAATACGGAGATAGTCATCTGATCGTACATCTGTATACAGAAGCTTCCGGACTGCGTTCTTATCTAATCAGGGGAGTATTAAAATCAAAAAAAGGAAGAATGCGGGCTTCTTTATTTCAACCTTTAACCATCCTTGATATTGTTGCTTCGCATAAGGATAAAGGTAATCTGGAACGGCTCAGGGAAGCTAAAATAGGCATGCCTTACAAAACAATTCATACGGACTTTATCAAGAATTCAATCGTATTTTTTATAGCTGAAATTATTAAAAATTCAGTAAAGGAAGAAGAATCAAACCCAAGTCTTTTTAATTATATAAAGACTTCTTTAACCTGGCTAGATGTTCATCATGAAGTTGCTAATTTTCATGTTACTTTTACTGTTAAACTAACGCAATACCTTGGTTTTTATCCGGATACATCTACAAAAAAAACGGAGTACTTTAACTTAATGACTGGTAATTTTCAAGATACTTATGAAAGTGGGCATACCAGAAGGGGCGAAGCTATTGAGGCTTTTAAATTGTTTTTAGGCACAAACTTTGATGATTGCAATAGGATAAAGTTAACCCGTGCCATGAGAAATGAAATTCTGGAAGTAATGCTGCTATATTTTGAGTTACATTTGCACGGTTTTAAAAAACCAAAATCCTTGCAGGTGCTTAACGAAATCTTTAAATAA
- a CDS encoding TonB-dependent receptor, with protein sequence MRIFYLVIFLIFFIFKGTSQQITVLGFDDRQPIPGVAIFTLNKGKSTITDFDGKANLHMFKDSDIIYFSHVSFLQKNVLKSDILSQGGLVYLSPDSNQLSEVLISVAKWKQDKKDISQKVVSISSEEAQLSTPQTTADVLQNSGQVFIQKSQLGGGSPIIRGFSTNRLLITVDGVRMNTAIFRGGNVQNIISIDPFSIARTEVILGPGSVVYGSDAIGGVMNFYTKQPAFKIKGKNAISGEAILRYASASNEKTGHVNVNYGRDQWAFLTSVSYSDFDDLKMGSQGPEEYIRNRFVVSNNGTDQLVDNNNPNLQVGTGYSQINFLQKIKYTPNENWDYNLGLTYTTTSDVPRYDRLIRPQGDSLRSAEWFYGPQEWGVANLQINYKKPSKFFDRFKITTAYQLFKESRNDRDFGSVILERTKEKVDAYSINLDWSKDLGKKTNVYYGLEYILNKVNSEGSILQIDTRLEQPAQSRYPDGATWQSVAGYASVKHSWNKYLRFQGGLRYNRVVLRSQFDNRFINFEFTEKNLDTDALTGTAGLSYLPNDYLQFKVNFSTAFRAPNIDDVGKIFDSEPGSVVVPNKDLKSERAYNGDIGFILTPSKKFSFDATLFYTMLDDALVRRNFTFNGQSMIEFGENNELSQVQAIQNAAKATIFGFETGFSLDFLKNATLTSRYTYTGGSEELDDGSIAPVRHVAPQFGTTNLTYTKDKWLFTVNSLYNGKFTFKELAPSERNKAYLYAIDGQGNPYSPSWYTLNIRSQYQFTKKLQGTFSVENLTDQRYRPYSSGIAGPGLNFIMAVRYTL encoded by the coding sequence ATGCGAATATTCTATTTAGTTATATTTCTGATCTTCTTTATTTTTAAAGGTACTTCACAACAAATTACCGTATTGGGATTTGATGATCGACAACCGATCCCGGGGGTAGCTATTTTCACTTTGAACAAAGGTAAAAGTACCATTACTGATTTTGATGGAAAGGCAAACCTCCACATGTTTAAAGACAGCGATATTATTTATTTTTCGCACGTTTCCTTTTTACAAAAGAATGTTTTAAAATCAGATATTTTGAGTCAGGGTGGATTGGTTTATCTTAGTCCGGATAGCAATCAATTGTCAGAAGTACTTATTTCGGTAGCTAAATGGAAACAGGATAAAAAAGACATTTCGCAAAAGGTAGTAAGCATTTCCTCTGAGGAGGCACAATTAAGTACCCCACAAACCACGGCAGATGTATTACAGAATAGCGGACAGGTGTTTATTCAAAAAAGTCAGTTGGGGGGTGGGAGTCCGATCATCAGAGGATTTTCTACAAATCGATTACTAATAACGGTTGACGGCGTCCGGATGAATACCGCAATTTTCAGAGGAGGAAACGTACAGAATATCATTTCTATTGATCCTTTTAGCATTGCCAGAACAGAAGTAATCCTGGGGCCGGGATCAGTTGTTTATGGTAGTGATGCCATAGGTGGAGTGATGAACTTTTACACTAAACAACCTGCTTTTAAGATTAAAGGAAAAAATGCCATAAGTGGAGAAGCTATTCTTAGATATGCATCTGCTTCAAACGAAAAAACCGGTCATGTCAATGTAAATTACGGCAGAGATCAGTGGGCTTTTTTAACCAGTGTTAGTTATAGTGATTTTGATGATTTAAAAATGGGAAGTCAAGGGCCGGAGGAATATATAAGAAACCGTTTTGTAGTTTCTAATAATGGAACGGATCAATTAGTCGATAATAATAACCCTAACCTTCAGGTGGGTACCGGATATAGCCAAATTAATTTTTTGCAAAAAATTAAGTACACTCCTAATGAAAACTGGGATTATAATCTAGGATTGACCTATACCACTACTTCTGATGTTCCTAGGTATGACCGGTTGATTAGACCCCAGGGAGATAGCCTTAGGTCCGCAGAATGGTTTTATGGTCCGCAGGAGTGGGGAGTGGCTAATTTACAGATCAATTATAAAAAACCATCCAAGTTTTTTGACCGTTTTAAAATCACTACGGCTTACCAATTATTTAAAGAAAGTAGAAATGACCGGGACTTTGGCTCGGTTATTTTAGAAAGAACTAAAGAAAAAGTTGATGCATATTCTATAAACCTGGATTGGTCTAAAGATTTAGGGAAGAAGACCAATGTGTATTACGGGCTGGAATATATTTTAAATAAAGTAAATTCTGAAGGAAGCATTTTACAGATCGATACGCGCTTAGAACAGCCCGCACAATCCAGGTACCCCGATGGTGCTACCTGGCAATCGGTTGCAGGTTATGCCTCTGTTAAACACAGCTGGAATAAATACCTTCGTTTTCAGGGAGGGCTTCGTTACAATCGGGTTGTTTTGCGTTCTCAGTTTGACAACCGTTTCATTAATTTTGAATTTACCGAAAAAAATCTGGATACGGATGCATTAACTGGTACGGCCGGATTAAGTTACTTACCTAATGATTACCTGCAATTTAAAGTAAATTTTTCCACGGCATTCCGGGCTCCTAATATTGACGATGTAGGTAAAATCTTTGACTCGGAACCAGGATCTGTAGTAGTTCCTAATAAAGATTTAAAATCAGAAAGAGCCTATAACGGGGATATCGGATTTATTTTGACACCTTCTAAAAAGTTTAGTTTTGATGCTACTTTATTTTATACCATGCTTGACGATGCGCTGGTACGAAGGAACTTTACTTTTAACGGACAATCCATGATAGAATTTGGCGAAAACAATGAGTTAAGTCAGGTACAAGCAATACAAAATGCAGCTAAGGCAACTATTTTTGGTTTTGAAACCGGTTTTAGTCTCGATTTTTTAAAGAATGCCACCCTTACTTCCAGGTATACATATACCGGGGGTAGTGAGGAATTAGACGACGGATCGATTGCCCCGGTTCGGCATGTTGCCCCACAATTTGGAACGACTAATCTAACCTATACTAAGGATAAATGGCTTTTTACGGTAAATAGTCTGTATAACGGGAAGTTTACTTTTAAAGAACTTGCCCCTTCCGAACGAAACAAAGCATATCTTTACGCGATAGATGGACAAGGTAATCCGTACAGTCCTTCCTGGTATACGCTGAATATACGATCTCAATATCAATTTACTAAGAAGTTACAGGGAACTTTTTCTGTAGAAAACCTAACGGATCAGCGTTATCGCCCTTATTCATCAGGTATTGCCGGCCCGGGACTGAACTTTATTATGGCAGTAAGGTATACTTTATAG